In Chrysiogenia bacterium, the following are encoded in one genomic region:
- a CDS encoding TetR/AcrR family transcriptional regulator, producing MDLRAQNTAERKKRILLAARQIITAEGLDGLSMRKLAAEARLSVRTLYNIIGSREEILRALVSAGMDEMDALLEATTPLSDPIARARAVILVSAEHFIADPATYRPVLLALYREGTSVGGDAFSLGERAAAMQRVAIEAAMREGLLRTDMDATMLGWQIFLSWAQAMQAWAGGIIDDAGFRALALYGLYSALLGVAEEATRPQLLSELQRVQTIARWALQGACATSAKTEKEAALAAGEK from the coding sequence ATGGACCTGCGCGCCCAAAACACAGCCGAGCGAAAGAAACGCATCCTGCTGGCTGCGCGGCAGATCATCACGGCCGAGGGGCTCGACGGTCTTTCCATGCGAAAGCTCGCGGCCGAGGCCCGGCTGAGTGTGCGCACCCTCTACAACATCATCGGCAGCCGCGAGGAAATCCTCCGGGCGCTGGTCAGCGCCGGCATGGACGAGATGGACGCCCTGCTGGAGGCGACGACCCCGCTCAGCGACCCCATCGCGCGCGCCCGCGCGGTCATCCTGGTGAGCGCCGAGCATTTCATCGCCGACCCGGCCACCTACCGGCCGGTGCTGCTGGCCCTCTACCGCGAGGGCACGAGCGTGGGGGGAGACGCTTTCTCGCTCGGCGAGCGTGCGGCCGCCATGCAGCGCGTGGCCATCGAGGCCGCCATGCGCGAGGGACTGCTGCGCACGGACATGGACGCGACGATGCTGGGCTGGCAGATCTTTTTGAGCTGGGCGCAGGCCATGCAGGCCTGGGCGGGCGGGATCATCGACGACGCGGGCTTTCGCGCGCTCGCGCTCTACGGGCTCTACAGCGCCTTGCTCGGCGTGGCCGAGGAGGCCACGCGCCCGCAGCTCCTTTCCGAGCTCCAGCGGGTGCAGACGATTGCGCGCTGGGCCCTGCAGGGCGCCTGCGCAACGAGCGCGAAGACTGAAAAAGAGGCGGCGCTTGCCGCGGGAGAGAAGTGA
- a CDS encoding fatty acid desaturase gives MMEAQQVEPEVVIEAQAEAASEGPSEKQIAQENSGELAWATLILALFVILAFIAITLMVLLGLLPIAVGVFFNTILIYWAFTPLHEASHGNIAGRHKRWRWLETAVGWATGIMLLVPFPAFREIHLQHHSFTNNPEKDPDFSARGPSFRAAFKGIASVPLHYFRTMKEHADAGRPGAARNLRLGYLFELLPLAIAFAPFPVGPIRRVALMWSLSSICAFILLATVFDWLPHHPHQARGRYVDTRATLFPGSGWLLLGQDVHIIHHLYPRIPFYRYKRVFNEIRAGIEGKGVKVEQWGFAEAISKIFGTPESAAAA, from the coding sequence ATGATGGAAGCGCAGCAGGTCGAACCCGAAGTAGTAATCGAAGCACAGGCCGAAGCCGCGAGCGAAGGCCCCAGCGAAAAGCAGATCGCGCAGGAAAACTCGGGCGAGCTGGCATGGGCGACGCTGATCCTGGCACTCTTCGTGATCCTCGCGTTCATCGCCATTACGCTGATGGTACTGCTGGGGCTGCTCCCCATCGCCGTGGGCGTGTTCTTCAACACGATTCTGATCTACTGGGCGTTCACGCCATTGCATGAGGCCTCCCACGGGAACATCGCAGGCAGGCACAAACGCTGGCGGTGGCTGGAAACCGCCGTGGGCTGGGCGACGGGGATCATGCTGCTGGTACCTTTCCCGGCATTCCGGGAGATCCATCTCCAGCATCACTCGTTCACCAACAACCCCGAGAAAGACCCCGATTTCTCGGCGAGGGGCCCAAGCTTCCGCGCCGCCTTCAAGGGCATCGCCTCGGTGCCGCTGCACTACTTCAGGACAATGAAGGAACATGCCGACGCCGGCCGCCCCGGCGCCGCGCGCAATCTGCGTCTGGGCTATCTGTTCGAGCTACTGCCGCTGGCGATCGCCTTCGCGCCCTTCCCGGTGGGACCCATTCGCCGGGTCGCGCTCATGTGGAGCCTCTCGAGCATCTGCGCCTTCATCCTTCTCGCAACCGTCTTCGACTGGCTTCCCCATCACCCGCACCAGGCGCGCGGGCGCTACGTCGATACCCGCGCCACGCTCTTTCCCGGCAGCGGCTGGTTGCTGCTGGGCCAGGACGTCCACATCATTCACCACCTCTACCCGCGCATTCCGTTTTATCGCTACAAGAGAGTCTTCAACGAGATCCGCGCGGGCATCGAGGGCAAGGGCGTGAAGGTGGAACAGTGGGGCTTTGCCGAGGCGATCAGCAAGATATTCGGAACCCCGGAAAGCGCTGCGGCGGCGTAA